GGTGGAGAAGTGGACCTTTCCAAACAAATACACAGACAACACAAGATAGAACTCAAGCCAGGACAGATGCCTGCCCCACCCTTGCCATTTCCCTGGCTCAGCAGCTCTGCATGATCTGTCACTACACCTGTTTCAGTTCGAAGAGAGCTCCTTGTGACCTAGTGGCCACCAGGCCCTCTCCTCTATCAAACTCACCATTCCCGCGGCACTTACCAGGCTGTGTACTGCAGGaggaagagacacacacaggacaTGTTTACAGGCATTGTGAGCAACTATGTCCCATCTCTCTAGTCTGGACCTCAGGTAGGGATACATGGTCTTCTATTTACCCTGTACATGACAAATGGAGCACAAATGCACTTTGGAGTAGAAGGAGGCAGGAATATATAGAACCAAGATGGTTACGTTACCTACCGTGAGTAGCCTAATATCTCTTTGAAGCCTCGATGTACCGCCACCTCTAGAAAATGCCAAGTTGTATAGCTGTCCTTCCTGACAAGAGGAAGGCCTTGTCATCACATAGCACATATCAAGCAACACTGCAAATGGTACAATGCTAGGCACTGTACAGACAAGTTATGCTGTCTAGCAGGAAAATTGAGACATGGCCAGACAGAAAGTACACATGATATGCTTATTAAAAAgttgtcaaggggcgcctggttggctcaggcggttaagcatctgacttcggctcaggtcatgctctcacagtttgtgggttcaagccccgtgtccggctctgtgctgacagctcagaacctggagtctgctttgggttctgtgtctccctctcttcctgtccctcccctgctcatgctctgtctctctcaaaactaaacattaaaaatttttttaaaaagttgtcaaaTGTACAAATGCAATGTCATTCAATTCCGGATCCCGTTCATTCTGCCAGCATTTGTCCAATGTGACCCCTTGCTAAGGGTCACAGAGATACATAAaacttgtctctctgccctcgaGGAGTTCAGTTTAGTGGAAGAGATGTATgtgtaaagaaataattacaatacAATATGGTCTGTGGTATAAAACACAAGCCTGCACAAAGTGCTTGGGAATGCAGAAAAGGGAGAATTCCACCTGAGGGGAACAAGGAAGGCTGAATAGGAGTGTTCCAAAATAAGAGACTTGGGGAGGGGACGATGAGAGGGAGGACACCCTAGGAGGTGGAGGTATAAAAGGGTATGGCATTTCCAGGAAACAGTACAAAACTCTGGTTGGAACTTAGTGTGCCCAGTGAAAGATGAAGCAGGAAAGGTGGGAAGTGGCCTGAAACTGAAGATACTGTGTGTACCTTGCTCGAGAGTTTGAACTTTATCGCATAGGCAATAGGGAAAACCAAAGGAAGTTTCAAGCAGGGAGATTTTATGGTCATAAATAAGTGTTATGATCCTAGTTCCCCTGCCTCCTAGCTGTGACTTTGGGTATGTCACCGAATCTCTGAGCAttagtgtcttcatctgtagaGTGGGGTTGATAGCAGTACCTGCTTTACAGGGTGGATTTGAGGAGTAAATGAACTAATGTATGTAAAGCAATTAGTacagcgcctggcacataataagcgcTCCATACATTTTAACTATTATTACCAGGAGTGTTTCTTAGAAGGGTGATTTGTTGGCAGCATGGAACATAAAACCATAGTGGGGGAAAAGACTGACGGCAGGAGGTGCAATTAAGATGATATTGCAATTTAATCCTGTGATAAATAAGGTATGCAACTGCGAATTGGATGTGAGAAGTTAAAGAGATGAAAAGGCAAAAGGTATTTTAGCTTGGAAGACTGGGTAGATCGGGACTACTATTGACCAAATTCAGAGATAAGGGTAGCCAGAGCATAGGGGTGTGGGTGCAAGAACAGATGTGTTAAATTTGGGACCTGTTGAATGAGAAGTGAAGCGGCCCAAGACGGGAACCTggaaaatatcaatatttaagGGCAGGCCAGAAGAGCCAGTGGAGAAAACTGATTGGTCAGCCACCGCACGGTCACCGTGAATTGCACTTGGGGGCTTGCGGGTGGGGAGAGGCGGGTAGAGGAGACACTATCATCAGTATTTGTTTATGTTACACAAGCCCGTCCATTCTTTGCTTCTTGCCTCTCGGTTTTCTGCTTCTTGTAGAGACCACAtttttccctcctgccctctctccactAAAAGAAGGAAAGGTCTAGCACCCCTCAACATGGTCACCTAGGCGACCCGGAGTCACAcgggaggaggtgggaaggggggaagaaaggaggaaaacgacttttcaagaaaagaaaaagtccgCAACGACCTCTATTAATTAAAGTTCCACCTCCCTATATCCTGCCACGCCGCTCTCCAGCCGCCCTTATCGGGCTCCTGGCCGCGAAGTAGGACGGGAAATGTAGTCCTTGAGGCCGAGTAGGGTGGCACGACTGAAGAACTCGGTTTCCCAACTGGCTCTCCAGGCGCGTGCGCAGATGGCTGCCCCGGCGAGTGGTAAACAGAGACGTCAGGCGGGGGCTGCGGCTGggagcaaaacaaaaaggaaacccggggggcggggggtgggggggttgatAGGGGAATTGGTGCGGGAATAGGAGAGGCTGGGGCCGCGGGGACGTGGACCCGATTAAGagtggagggaaaggaagaggcggggggaggggcagctaggGGAGGGGCAAGTGACGCGGGGGAGCGGGGCGTGGGGGAGGGCAGTGATCCGGGTGGAGGAAATTTGGGAGGAGTGTCCGGGGGGCAGCAACTTAAAAGGGGGAGGGAACCGCGGCTAAGGAGACGTTTGGTGATGGGAGCGCAATGTATGAGGGGATACGGTGCCTCAGGTTTAAAAGAGCAGGAAGCTGAGTGAGAGGTTGGAAAAAAAGTGCCTTCGCTAGGCGGAGGTTACAGGTGGTGTCTCAGAAAGAGCTCTGAGGCTGTCCGCTTGTAGTCGAGAAGAGGATCAGAGAACTGTGTAGAAGGGACAGCTTGGGGGCTAGCGTCCTGGGGCGAGGGGGAAGTTCGCGACTTTCTGAGGACCGGCAGGAATGTGCCTCCTGGCCCTCGGTGCTTCCCCCCTGGGGGGAGGCATCGTGAGGGACTGTGGCAGGCTCCTCTGAACGCTGAGTGGCGGAGGTCCAACTCCACGTATGGATCCAAGGAATGAGAATTCAGCCACAGAGGCTGCTGCGATCATAGACCTCGATCCCGACTTCGAACCCCAGAGCCGTCCCCGCTCCTGCACCTGGCCCCTTCCCCGACCAGAGCTCGCTACCGAGGCGTCCGAGCCGCCTGAGCCGCCCGAGGTGGAGCCGGGTCTGGGAGAGAAGGTACACACGGAGGGGCGCTCAGACCCGATCCTGTTGCCCTCCCAGCTCCCCGAGCCGGCAGGGGGCCCCCAGCCCGGGATCCTGGGGGCTGTAACAGGTCCTCGGAAGGGAGGCTCCCGCCGGAATGCCTGGGGAAATCAGTCATATGCAGAACTCATCAGCCAGGCCATTGAAAGCGCCCCCGAGAAGCGACTGACACTCGCCCAGATCTATGAGTGGATGGTCCGCACTGTGCCCTACTTCAAGGACAAGGGTGACAGCAACAGCTCAGCAGGATGGAAGGTAACTATGACCCCCTTACCTCTGTCCCAATACCATCTGCCCCTGGGATCCCTAGCTTCCTTGCTGCCGTTCTGGGGCCCCTTTTACGGCCCCACCCGAGAGACCCACCTTCAATCATCAATTACACAAACATTTACTTAGGACATAGTATATACCACGCTCAGTGCTTGATGCTGGAGGATCGCAGATGAATAAGACACTGTCCTTGCCTTGGAGAAAATTGAATTCTCTGCTCACTGCTCAGCACTCCCAGCACTTTGGCTTGAGCTGCCCCAAACACTTATTCCCACAGAGAAGTCTTTATCCTATGTACAGCAGGAACTGTGTGGATTCCCCACATGAACCtggccttccctcctcccccacctcccaccccaacaCCTTTTCTCCCATTCCTGTGGGATTACTTGGATTCCCTGCTTGCTTCTCAATACCTCAGGGTAGAGGTACTGTTCAAGAACTCCTCTACCCAGGAAGAGGAGGTAGAGTggcataggttaaaaaaaaaaaaaggtgatattCATGGGGTAAGGTAGCTGATCTTACGGACcaggagggaaaaaagggggCATGAGCTGCTACCTGCCTCAGTTTACCCTGTAGTGCTAAGAAACTCCCTAGTAAGGTGCTATCTAAGTCTGGGAGGAGAAGAGTTTTCATTTACTGTTGAGGAATATtagttacaaagagagagagagagagagagagagagagagacaaggctcTGACTTTAGAGCAAAAGGTTGGGAGTTCTCTTGGCCTTCCATGAAGAAACTGTGAGGAAAGATTTCACTAGATGCTCGGAAAACTTGTCCTGAGAAGGGGCCCTAATCGTGAAATGGGGAGCTTCAACTCCTTGACATCCCGCACCCCTGTAGGTGGTGACATCAGCGTACAAGAAAGTACAGAGGGTTGAATGAGCAGAGGGTCCTCCCCTAGGTAGAGTAGATGGACGGAGGGATCAGATCTGCAGTATTCCTAGGAGTTGGGCAGGACAGAAAACAGGACAGCTGACTGGGACCCTTGGCACTATTTCTGGGTAGACTGCCATGCCACAGTCTCAGCTCATAAagagctccctcccctccttggaCCCAGCCTACacagctgttttttcttttcccttaggtTCATTTTCCAGGGTAGAAGAAATAATCATGAGTTGTTAGTTATGCTGTGGGAGTGTAGTCCCTCCTTATAATTTACACTTATTTGCTGCTTTTTAGTTTACAAAgtagttttgacattttttgttttattaattttcccaGCAATTCTTGAGATTCCACGTTTTACATACTGGGAAACTAAGGTATGGAAAGGTCAGGAAGCTCGCCTAATATCAGCAGAGtgaggacttgaactcaggtctaACTATAAATCATATATTCTTTCTGCTAGCCCATGCTACCAAATTCTCTTCATTGGGCTGAGTGCTGGGCCTTCAAGgctctcatcccccaccccccacccccactccaagGAGTAAGCTTCACAGCCTGAACTGGCTTCTCTGGGGATGTGCTGAGATTACTCCCAccccacggtgggggggggggcggtggcacTCACTTAGAACAAGAAAGCTTAGTTTAGGTGGCTTGGGGAACAATTACCAGTCACCCCCCACTTCCAACAGGTAAGAATTATAGGGAGTCACTCCCCCCACTTCTAACAGGTAAGAATTATAAGGAGTTGACCTCTCCAGGTAGGAGGTTGTACTAGTTCTGAGGCCTAAAGGAGAGGGGATAGAAGAATGGGCCTCATGGGTATTGAGTGTGGAGAAAGGAACGGACCTTCTCAGCAGACCCAGAGTTGAAGGATGGAAGGGGTGGGGAGTCACAGTGCCAGAAGTCACAGTGGTTCTCAGTTACTAAGGATGGACAGTTACTGTGTAGGTGGACAAGTGGGATTCCTCGAAAGAACCAGGAGTACCAATGCAGCCAGTGTGGTTAGGAATGCCATTACTGAAGGGTCCCAGGGAGACAAGGAGTTCTTTGCCTCAAGAGCCCTGGAACAAGAAGCTACTTAAGCATCTTTCCCCAGGCAGAGGGTCTCCTTATCTGGAGCACCAGTCAGAAATCAATTCATGTGTTTCTGACTGTCCATAGCCTCAGCCTCTAGTTTTGCTCCAAGCCCTTCTGGGCTCCTCCTGATTTTCCAAACACTGAAGAGCTCCATGTGGGAGGTCAAATGCCCCTAAGGTTGGAGATCTTAGGCACAAATTCCTGAGGAGAAGTAGGGGAAAGGAGGTAGGAAAGagtagggaggtggggggggggggggcggggacacaAAAGGATGGTGTAACTAGCCTGGGGCAACCAGTAGCAATAAGCTGCTCTGGGGGCTCAAGAAGCTACCAATCTCAGCTCCCTAGgcccctgaggaaaaaaaaaacttatctctCTCAGAATATCAGcagtgagggagaaagggagaacagagggaggaaaggaggaagggagaacatGGAGCTTCCAATACCCGAGGCACTCCAAAGCTGATAGAGCCTCAAGGGGCCACCCACCAATAAGGTAACATATCGATTATGTACTGGCAGCTTGGCACTCTGAGGGGGGCACCGTTTGAGGGCTGCCTGACTGGACAACATGGCCTGCGCCATGGGCACTTATACTTGATGCGTGTAATTGCATGAGATGGTAAATAGTACAATATAGGTTGGGTAAGGTGGTGTAGAACAGATTAAAAATACCACACAAGAAATTTGGCAGCAGCAGTCAGGCAGCCACTTAATAGAAGAGAGGGGACTTCTGCTTGGTCTTGAGGAACTAGCAGAATTTACTGAGGGGAGATCCTTCCTAGGATAAGGAATGTGCCTTGTGGATTTGAGGCACGGTGAGAAGCCTGGCCTGAGTGAAGTTGAGGGTGTGTGCCCAGTGATCGGGAGGAATCAGGAACAAAGGAATCTGCAAATCCTATGGAGAGCTGGGGCTCCAGTGCCCCATGGGGAGTAGAGCGCCAGCTCTGTTGAGGGTCCAGCCCCTCAGCCTATTCAGAGAACTGGCTCAACACAGGGTCGGTCAGTCCTGGGCTGGTGTTACGCCACTTTCCCGTAAACTCCACCCAAGCCTCCGCTCAAGAAAGAGATTGGAACTgtggaattctctttccccacCTAATCCTAGCTCTTGCTGAACCAGGAGTGTGTCTCCCCAGTGACCACCAACACCAGACAGCCCCTCAGAGACCTGGGAGGAGTGCAGTGCTGTGAGCTTTTCCAGAGCAGGCCCAGTGCCCTCTGCAGTAGGTTGTTACTCAGGCTGTCTCCTGGGCCCTTGTGCCAAAAAGTCTGGAGCAGAGGCTGAGTGTCTTGCCTTTGGGTGGGAACTGTGTATggtctccccacacacacaccctccttcCCCGCCCCTACCTTTGCCTGTTCTCCTCTGGACTTGGATAGCTCTGAGTTTCGAGGAATGCCCCTGCTATGTCCCAGCATCCTTTGAGGCTGGACTGCTGGCCACTGACCTCCCCTGCACATACCTCATGCCCCTTTCctgctgcctctgccccctccagaACTCGATCCGCCACAACCTGTCCCTGCACAGCAAGTTCATCAAGGTTCACAACGAGGCTACTGGCAAGAGCTCTTGGTGGATGCTGAACCCTGAGGGAGGCAAGAGCGGCAAGGCTCCCCGCCGCCGGGCAGCCTCCATGGATAGCAGCAGCAAGCTGCTTCGGGGCCGCAGCAAGGCCCCCAAGAAGAAACCAGCCGTGCTGCCAGCCCCGCCTGAAGGTGCCACTCCAACCAGCCCCGTTGGCCACTTCACCAAGTGGTCAGGCAGCCCTTGCTCTCGAAACCCTGAAGAAGCAGATGTGTGGACCACCTTCCGTCCACGAAGCAGTTCAAATGCTAGCAGTGTCAGCACAAGGCACTCCCCCATGAGGCGAGAGTCTGAGGTGCTGGCAGAGGAGGAGATACCAGCCTCCGTCAGCAGCTATGCAGGGGGTGTCCCTCCCACCCTAAATGAAGATCTGGAGCTGTTAgatgggctcaatctcacatcTTCCCATTCCCTGCTATCTCGGAGTAGTCTCTCTGGCTTCTCTTTGCAGCATCCTGGGGTGACAGGTCCCTTACACACCTACAGCACCTCCCTCTTCAGCCCAGCAGAGGGGCCCCTGTCAGCAGGAGAAGGGTGCTTCTCAAGCTCCCAGTCTCTGGAGGCCCTGCTCACCTCTGATACGCCACCACCCCCTGCTGATGTCCTCATGACCCAGGTAGATCCCATTCTGTCCCAGGCTCCGACACTTCTGTTGCTGGGGGGCATACCTTCCTCCAGTAAGCTAGCCACAGGGGTTGGCCTGTGTCCCAAGCCCCTagaggccccaggccccagcagtCTGGTTCCCACCCTCTCTATGATAGCGCCACCTCCAGTCATGGCAGGTGCTCCCATCCCCAAGACCCTGGGGACTCCTGTGCTCACACCTGCTATGGAAGCTGCAAGCCAAGACAGAATGCCTCAGGATCTAGATCTCGATATGTACATGGAGAACCTGGAGTGTGACGTGGATAACATCATCAGTGACCTCATGGATGGGGGCGAGGGATTGGACTTCAACTTTGAGCCAGGTATGGTACCTCTTAATCAACAGTAGCATCTCACAACCTCTGGCCACCCCCTAGGTGCCCAGCTAGTCCCATGAGCTGAGCAAGAGGGAGATTTAGAGCAAGGAGTAGCTGGAGCTCCTGGGGAATTGGGAGGGTATCATAGTGGAGAGGCGGAGTTTCCAGATGAGACCTCCAGGCCCTTCAGCAAAGCCAACCCCTAGTATTAGCACAGGAAAACGTGTGGGGAAGGGCTGTCTCTGTTTTGGGGGCGTGTGACCTTAATGGTGGAAAGTTGTCACGCCCAGATCAGCCTCTTAtgttgtcttctattttcttcttcccacagATCCCTGAGCCATGGCTAGAAGCTTTGTCCCCTGCTTCAGAGGTGGAGCCAGGCGTGCCCATATCCACTCTTTACCCTTGACCCTTCCCTGGGAATTTGGGACCCTGCTTTAGAGCTAGGGTGGGGTCTGCTCACACAGGTGTTGAGGAAATTAGAAAGATAAAACTGCCCCATATGGGAActatggggggagggagggagggaaaggggtgggggaaagggagaaagggctTATTCTCACTGTGCCAATTAGGGGGTGAGGCCCCCTCTTGGGAGCCTTCCTAGGCTCCCCCCGATTCCCACTCCCTAGGTTTTATAGCAGGGGTGGGCAATGCTGTTGGAAATGTGAAGTCACCAGTGGCCTTACCCCTGCCTTTGGGAGCAGGATTTTTTGTAGTCTTATCTGAGCTGGTCCAGGCTAGGTTAAGCCTTGGATTTTTATGCAGTGGCCCCCTAGGCCagtggtgtggggtgggggggagggtaatAGGGACCTGGAAGGGCCAAGGTCTGAGCACTGGAGAGGCTCACCAGGCCAAATCACCCTTGGAAGGCTGCAGATCACAGAAAGgctttttataaacttttaaagaaatataaacacaaatatagaGATTTTTAACAGTGGCAAGGTGCTAGTGGTGGggagaatgcttttttttttctttttgaaggctTTGTCATAGTGACATGATACAAACACTACAGACATTACTCGGGGAAGCATGGGAAACGGGATGAGAGAACACCAGGCCGACagagagcagggggcaggggagcagcagTGGAGAGCAGGGGAAAGAACTCCAGCAACGATGACATGGAGACGTGGAGATGTGGAGAACAAGGTCTGGGCGGAACTAGCTTAGAGTTTCCCTATGGAAAAAGCTAAGCCAGGCCCCCTCATTCACCTTGTGTCTGGGAGCATGTGGTGTTGGGGTGCAGCCACACTCTCGAATGACCCACTGCGGGTTAATGCTATGGTGGGAGAGTGCATTGAAGGCCTGGAATTAGTTTGCGgccggggaaggggagggggagaagagggaaggattTAGGGTGGTAAAGTTAGGCACAGAGACCTCCCTGTTCCAGGCCCCTGACAGCTGttcctgcccttcttccccttgCCTGACTACAGGGGTTATGTGGAAGTGTGTGTGGtggcaggcagggggaggggcggaacaGGGAAGGGAGAGCTGGGGAGCTTGGCTGAGGGTCTGGGAAATGAGCGGGATGGAGGAGAATGTGGATCAGGTTTACTAGCACCTGCCAGGGTGGCCATCTGGGGCTCCTTCTCCACCCcaaagcagcccctcccccagtccccttTGCattgtcccctcctcccccccccccccgcccctgctgtGGGTTCCCATCATTTCCTGTGTCAGCGCCTGGCCTACCCAGATTGTATCATGTGCTAGATTGGAGTGGGGAAGTGTgtcaaatcaataaatgaataaattcaataaatgccTATAACCAGCTCTGGTTTCTGCTGCCTTTCTGCTCCCCTCGGataagaggtggggggggggtggggaaaaggcagaggacGGGCGGGAGGGACAGCGAGGAGGCAGAAAAGTAGGGGGTTGGGGAATTTCAGCAGGAGGAGTCGGTAGattgtggtggtggggagggaagatgCCAATCCGTCACCTAACCCCAGCAATAGTAGGCAGGCTCTCTGGATAGAGTGATAGGCCTCTCTGGAGGGGAGGTAGTTTGGTTGGAGAAGACCCCACCCCCTACTCTGTCCCTCAAAGGCTCATTGTAGGAGACTTCACGGTttttcctcacccccacccatgtgctcccccaccccagccctctcctGCCACTCCTCCGAACCCTCAGAACCtccacggtgcctggcacactcAAGCCTTGGTACAGATATTGGGAGACGGTGTCTTTTCTTGAAAAAGGGGCCTCATATAAAATTCCAGCAATTCCATACCTAATATTACTGCTCTCACTTGGTCACTTTATTCAGTTAGCGATGTCTATCCCTTCTACTGAAAACGTCTGCTCTGGTCTTAAAGGTCAGACCCCTgcgagggggagggggccccTCTTCATCTGATCTTCCGGTAGACTTAGACTGGAAAAGGAAAACGTCCATAAGTAGATAAAGAGGCCCCTGCAGGGAAGCTTTCTACAAACTAGGGCCAGAGGCAGGCCAAAAGAGGTTGGAGGTAGGTCTTGGGCTTGGACCTTGGACTTGGAAAGGAAATTCATTCCAGGGGGCCAAGGTGCAGGAGGCTTGTgttggctgggagggaggggggagtgggggggggggcagagcacaTTTGGGGAGCCTTACTGGGGCGTTCGCAGTGGATTCGATTGCAACGA
This region of Felis catus isolate Fca126 chromosome X, F.catus_Fca126_mat1.0, whole genome shotgun sequence genomic DNA includes:
- the FOXO4 gene encoding forkhead box protein O4 codes for the protein MDPRNENSATEAAAIIDLDPDFEPQSRPRSCTWPLPRPELATEASEPPEPPEVEPGLGEKVHTEGRSDPILLPSQLPEPAGGPQPGILGAVTGPRKGGSRRNAWGNQSYAELISQAIESAPEKRLTLAQIYEWMVRTVPYFKDKGDSNSSAGWKNSIRHNLSLHSKFIKVHNEATGKSSWWMLNPEGGKSGKAPRRRAASMDSSSKLLRGRSKAPKKKPAVLPAPPEGATPTSPVGHFTKWSGSPCSRNPEEADVWTTFRPRSSSNASSVSTRHSPMRRESEVLAEEEIPASVSSYAGGVPPTLNEDLELLDGLNLTSSHSLLSRSSLSGFSLQHPGVTGPLHTYSTSLFSPAEGPLSAGEGCFSSSQSLEALLTSDTPPPPADVLMTQVDPILSQAPTLLLLGGIPSSSKLATGVGLCPKPLEAPGPSSLVPTLSMIAPPPVMAGAPIPKTLGTPVLTPAMEAASQDRMPQDLDLDMYMENLECDVDNIISDLMDGGEGLDFNFEPDP